TATTTAAGCTATACATAATAGATCTTCTTTCCCCTGGCAAGTCTATCCCTGTAACATCTGAAAATCCAAAACCATCTATGTAATGATAAAAGGTTTCTGCCCCCATTTTTTGTCCTAATTCCACAAAAACAGGGTTACAGGAATTTTGTACAGCCTCCGTTAAAGTTTGCTGTCCATGGGGATTATACCATCTCCAGCATCTTATCGTTTGTCCTGCAACTTTAATTGTTCCACTAGAATAAAATTGACTAGTAGGCGTAGCAACAGCCTCTTCAATAGCGGCAGCCGTAGTAATTAGTTTAAAGGTAGAACCTGGTTCATAGGTATCATTAATCACTGGATTTCTCCACATACTAAACCAAGCTTCTAATTTCTCCTCATTATCCATTGCTTCTATCTGCTGTCTTAAAGTTTCATCTAAAGGAATTCTAGGTTCATTTGGATCATAATCTGGCTTAGCAGCCATGGCTAAAATATCCCCTGTTTTTATATCCATCACAATCGCCATGACTCTCTTTGCCTGATTCACCTTTAAAGCATTTTCAACAGCCTTTTCTGCAAAGTGCTGTATCACTTCATCAATGGTTAACACAATACTTAGTCCATCTTCTGGAGGATAATATCTTTCTACACTAAAGGCCAACTGTCTTCCTGCACCATCAGTATTCTTAATCCATCTTCCTGGCAACCCGCTTAAATACTTTTCGTATTCTAACTCAATTCCTGCCATCCCTGCATTATCATCAGTAGTATGTCCTAGAATATAAGCCGCAAAGTTTCCATAGGGGTAATATCGTTTATTGTCCTCTGCAATCCAAACCCCCTTTAATTTCTTCGAACGAATTTCATCTGCTAAATCATCCTGAATCCATCGGGCGATTCTTACTAATCCTTGGGTAGTGTTACTCAATTTTTTCACCGTATCTTCTACCTCTAAGGCTAAAACTTCCGCTAAAACCCCTCCTACTGCTTCAGGATTTTCAATTTCTCTAGGTCTTGCCCAAACAGTATTCGTGCTGGCACTGATAGCTAACTCTTTGCCATTGCGATCATAAATGGTTCCTCGTTTTGCCGGAATCGGAATATCTCTTGTCTGTTGTGCGTTTGCTAATTCTTTATACCTTTCTCCCTGTACAATTTGTATCCATCCTAGCCTGATAATTAGACCAAACATAGACAAACATACAATCGTAAAAATAAATATAAGTCGTTTCTTGCTAGAAATACTAGGTTGTGACACTAGATTTTTCCCCCTTTAAATTCTAAACAAACCAAGGAATCGGTTCAATGTTTCACCGAAGATATTACCAGAACCGTTTTGAGCATCAAGCTGTTCTTCACCATATTGAAGTTGATGGGAAAGTTTGGCAATTTCAGTAGGATCCACATGAATATATACAACCTGCTCTGGCAAAGGATACTGCATGCTCAGTCTTTCCATTGCTTCCCTTTCAATCCATCGGGACTTGGATACCTTCTCTACTTCAATTCTTAAATGTTCCTTCTGCGTCTCTAATTGCTCTAGCTGTTTATTGAGATGATTCACTCTATGTCGTACCTCCGTAACGGTGGCAAACCTTGTTAGCAACATTAAACTTAAAGATAACACCGTAATAATTCCCATGCTTAATACAATTTTTTCAAACCTATAACTTCTTTTTAATTTTTTCTTTTTTATCGTTTTTTCCTGCTGCTGTCCATGGTTTTCAATAGGGTTATACTTTTTTCTTGCTACTACCAAATTTATTCATCCCCCCTTCCCTTTAGAACAAATGGATTCTTAGACTTTTTCGGCTACTCTTAACTTAGCGCTTCTTGATCTAGGATTTATTTTTAATTCTTCATTGCTTGGCACAATGGGCTTTCGTGTAACAATATGTACTTCTTTCTTTCCCCCACACTGACATACTGGAAATTGTGGCGGGCACACACAAGGATCATTTAATGCTTTAAAAACGTTTTTTACAATTCTATCTTCTAAAGAGTGGAAAGTAATCACACATATTCGTCCTCCTACGTTTAGATAATGATTCGCTGTTTTGATTGTGTCTTCGATGATATCCAACTCTTCGTTCACTTCAATTCTAATAGCTTGGAAAGTTCTTTTGGCGGGATGAGAACCTTCCCTTCTTGCTGCCATAGGTATGGCTTTTTTTATAATATCTACCAATTCATAGGTAGTATGAATTTCTTTTGTTTTTCTATGTTCCACAATAAAAGCAGCAATTCTTTTCGCCCATTTTTCTTCTCCATATTGCCAGATAATTTTTGTTAACGCTTCTTGACTATATTTATTTATAACTTCTTTGGCAGTTAAAGGATTTCTAATATCCATTCTCATATCTAACTCGGCATTATGCATATAAGAAAATCCTCTTTCAGCCTCATCTAACTGATGAGAAGATACCCCCAAGTCCAGCAAAATCCCATCAATTTTATTAATGTTCAGTTCTTTTAAAACGCCTTCTAAATTTCTAAAGTTATTGTGTACAAGTTTCACTTGACAAGTACTGTCCTTTAATCTTTCACCAGCAGCCTTAAGAGCATTGGTATCTTGGTCAATCCCTATTAATAGGCCTTCTTTACTTAATCGTTTTGTTATTTCCTTTGAATGTCCAGCCCCACCTAGTGTGCCATCTACATAAATGCCATGACTTTTTATATTTAGGTTATCTATACATTCCTGCAATAATACTGATACATGTTGGAAGTCCATTTCATCACCTTCCTATTTAGATTCCTAGTTCTTCCATTTTTACGGCGATTTCATCATAACTCAAATTGGCATCATCGTTATATTGCTGCCATTGTCCGGTACTCCAAATCTCTATACGGGTGGCAACACCAATAATAACAGCTTCTTTATCTAAAAGCGCATGTTCTCTTAAATTGTTGGGTATTCTTATTCTTCCCTGATTATCCAGTTCGCATTCTGTTGCTCCAGCAAAGAAAAATCTCACAAAGGCTCTAGCATCTTTATTGGTTATAGGAAGCTTTTTTAACTTATCCTCCATAACCTTCCATTCTTCAAGAGGATAAAGAAATAAACAGTTATCTAAGCCCTTTGTAACAATAAAGTGCTCTCCCAATTCCTCTCTGAATTTTGACGGAATACTCAGTCTGCCCTTTGAATCTATAGAATGATTATACTCACCAATAAACATTTTCTCTTCCCACCTTAGGGATTGCTTCCCACTTTGTGCCACTTTGTGCCACTTTAATATTATTTCTATAGGATTTTATAAAATCCTTCTAAATCTACTAAAATTATTTTTTATAGGGCTAAAGTTTTATAGTGTTTTTTTGACACACATAAAAACTGTCGTCATTAGACGACAGTTTTTGATTTCTATTATTTCATCATCACATATTTTTTGCTTCTTGATACAAAAAGATAAGCTCATCAAGCTCCCTACTCAATTTCAAGATACTCTTTATATCCTCTGGCTCCTCAATCATCCTAAAATCCCGTAATATTTGCTGTAAATCTTTCATTTCTTCTCTTGTCATTTCCTTCACCCCAA
The sequence above is drawn from the Clostridium formicaceticum genome and encodes:
- a CDS encoding stage V sporulation protein D, whose product is MSQPSISSKKRLIFIFTIVCLSMFGLIIRLGWIQIVQGERYKELANAQQTRDIPIPAKRGTIYDRNGKELAISASTNTVWARPREIENPEAVGGVLAEVLALEVEDTVKKLSNTTQGLVRIARWIQDDLADEIRSKKLKGVWIAEDNKRYYPYGNFAAYILGHTTDDNAGMAGIELEYEKYLSGLPGRWIKNTDGAGRQLAFSVERYYPPEDGLSIVLTIDEVIQHFAEKAVENALKVNQAKRVMAIVMDIKTGDILAMAAKPDYDPNEPRIPLDETLRQQIEAMDNEEKLEAWFSMWRNPVINDTYEPGSTFKLITTAAAIEEAVATPTSQFYSSGTIKVAGQTIRCWRWYNPHGQQTLTEAVQNSCNPVFVELGQKMGAETFYHYIDGFGFSDVTGIDLPGERRSIMYSLNNVGPVELATISFGQSISVTPIQLITAVSAIANDGKLMKPRIVKELIDADGKIVHRFEETMVRQVVSQKTSEDMREIMESVVSEGSGKSAYIPGYRVGGKTGTAQKVVDGKYAQGVYVSSFVAIAPSDDPRLAVLAIVDEPGGYSHFGSVVGTPIAKEILEESLRYLDVKPKYTEEEAKTLIQEEVIVPEVRGLSISEASKILLENKLEYATGPEFIVDPSSVVVDMFPKPSAKVPEKSVIMLYTKVNEHLPSAVIVPDLKGKTIREVNTILNAIGLKLKIAGSGLAYSQMPEVGTEVELGTIVSVEFRPD
- a CDS encoding cell division protein FtsL, with translation MVVARKKYNPIENHGQQQEKTIKKKKLKRSYRFEKIVLSMGIITVLSLSLMLLTRFATVTEVRHRVNHLNKQLEQLETQKEHLRIEVEKVSKSRWIEREAMERLSMQYPLPEQVVYIHVDPTEIAKLSHQLQYGEEQLDAQNGSGNIFGETLNRFLGLFRI
- the rsmH gene encoding 16S rRNA (cytosine(1402)-N(4))-methyltransferase RsmH, which produces MDFQHVSVLLQECIDNLNIKSHGIYVDGTLGGAGHSKEITKRLSKEGLLIGIDQDTNALKAAGERLKDSTCQVKLVHNNFRNLEGVLKELNINKIDGILLDLGVSSHQLDEAERGFSYMHNAELDMRMDIRNPLTAKEVINKYSQEALTKIIWQYGEEKWAKRIAAFIVEHRKTKEIHTTYELVDIIKKAIPMAARREGSHPAKRTFQAIRIEVNEELDIIEDTIKTANHYLNVGGRICVITFHSLEDRIVKNVFKALNDPCVCPPQFPVCQCGGKKEVHIVTRKPIVPSNEELKINPRSRSAKLRVAEKV
- the mraZ gene encoding division/cell wall cluster transcriptional repressor MraZ; translated protein: MFIGEYNHSIDSKGRLSIPSKFREELGEHFIVTKGLDNCLFLYPLEEWKVMEDKLKKLPITNKDARAFVRFFFAGATECELDNQGRIRIPNNLREHALLDKEAVIIGVATRIEIWSTGQWQQYNDDANLSYDEIAVKMEELGI